In the genome of Achromobacter sp. MFA1 R4, the window GACGCTCTCGGCATTGCCCTGGACGGCTTTCGGTCCGGGCACGGAAGGCGGCGACGCCCGTCCGGAGATCTGGAGCGATGCCGCGGGTTTCAAGCAGAAGCAGCAGGCGTTTCAGGACAACATCGTGAAGCTGTCGGCCGTGGCCGATGCCGGTGATCTGGACAAGCTGCGCGCCGCATTCGGCGACGTGGGCGCAAGCTGCAAGGCCTGCCACGACGCGTATCGCAAAAAGAAGTAAGCAAGGCTGAGGCTGCGCGCCAGCCGCGTGCCTCGCGCCTTCCAAAGAACAAGCCCCGCACTGAAAGACCTCGAAGTCGGATTCACGTCCAGCTTTCGGGGTGGTTCAGACGGGGCTTTTCCTTGCGCGCTCGCGAGGCGCGTCTGTGAGAAAGGTCTGCGAGAAAGGTCTACGAGAAAGACATGTCCGACACGATCTCCAGAGACCGTATCCACAGCACCAGGCCGGTGACGCAAGCGCCCAGCACCAGGGCGCGCAGCCAGACAGCCAGCCCGTCTTGCGTGGGCGGCGTGCCCGCAGGAATGTCCTTGGCGTCGACGTTGCCGGTGATGATGGCTCGCACCAGCCGTTTGCGTCGCACGACGGCATACCAGGCCACGGCCAGCACATGCAGCGCGACAAGGCCGATGATGACCCACTCGTTGAGCTTGTGCCACGAGGTCATGGCGCTGGCGGTGGCTTCCGACACGTATCCGAACAGCGGGCCCTGCGTCATGATGTCGTCGGTGGTGAAAAGCCCGCTGACCGCCTGGAAGCCCACGACCAGCAACAGCGCCATCACGGACAGGGCTCCCAGCGGATTGTGGCCGGCCGGCGCCGCCGCGCCCTTGAGGTAGCGGGCGATCGACGCTGGGCCTCGCACGAAGTGCGCGAACCGGACGTAGCGCGGGCCGACAAAGCCCCACAGCAGGCGAAAGAGGATCAGGCCCAGCGCCGTACAGCCAAAGCGCACGTGCCAGTCCATGTACAGGCCGCCCAGCTTCACGCTGACGAACGCGCCGACGATACAGACGACGAGGGCCCAATGGAAGAGTCGAGTGGGAAGGTCCCAGATGCGGACCGCGAGACGATTGTTCTGCATGTCGATATCGCCAAGGCTGGAATTGCCGCGACTTTATCACGCACAAAAGCAAACCGCCGCGTATGAAACGCGGCGGTCTTGACCCGGCTCAGCGAGCGTTGCGGCGCACCGGTTCGATGCGATGAACGTGTTCGTGGCGGAAGCGGATGCGCTGGCCGGGCGCCTTTTGCGCGGCCGCCCCGCACGGCACCACTTCGGTCGTGTAGGTGGTCGTGCCGTTGATCGGCGCATTGAAAATGACGGTTGCGCGGATCTCGGGGCCGTTGGCCGGCTTCAGGTAGACGATGTCGCCGATATGGATGGGCATGTCGTCGAGCTGGGTGTGGGCCGGGCGCTGGATCAGGTCGGTGGTGGTGAAACGAGTATTCATGTTGTGTTCTCTTTAGGTTCTAGTTATTGGAAAAGCTGCGTATTGCCAAGTGGGGCGCAAGGCGGCGTTAAGGCCGGGCATTTGCACCTGTGCCGTGCCCGCCGGGTTGTATTGGACAGGCATTACATGACACTAACGCATTGTTGCCGCCATCTCTTTGCGCATTCTCATGTTTCTGCGCGTCGTTTCGATGGCGTGATGCGGCGGTGATGCCATCCTCCAGTCCTGGATGGCATCGGTTCGGGTCCGCGTGGCTTGGATGTACAAGACTTCCGCTTGCGCGTTTGTCTGCGCCCGTGCGGCCCGAGATCATGCAGAGCGGCTAGGCTCTTGCATTCGCGGTCATTGCCCGCGATATGTGTCGCTGCTTCCGATAGGGCAGCTTTGGGATGATTGCGGTGGCTTCAGGCCGATCCGGAACTGACGGGTCGGCTAAGGCGGTGCTGCGACCTGGCCCTGCGTTTGCGTTTTTCGCTTGTTATTCGCTATATACGTCGCAATGACGCAGGGACTTACAGGCGTTGGCTGGAACGGCGGGAGTGATCCCGCTTCGGTTCCGGTGTGCTCCCAGATGGGTA includes:
- a CDS encoding cytochrome b/b6 domain-containing protein is translated as MQNNRLAVRIWDLPTRLFHWALVVCIVGAFVSVKLGGLYMDWHVRFGCTALGLILFRLLWGFVGPRYVRFAHFVRGPASIARYLKGAAAPAGHNPLGALSVMALLLVVGFQAVSGLFTTDDIMTQGPLFGYVSEATASAMTSWHKLNEWVIIGLVALHVLAVAWYAVVRRKRLVRAIITGNVDAKDIPAGTPPTQDGLAVWLRALVLGACVTGLVLWIRSLEIVSDMSFS
- a CDS encoding cytochrome c, whose protein sequence is MKKLSTLAALACMTVGPLLATSASAQFAKPEDAVKYRQSALSLIASHFGRMAPVVKGQAPYDAAQIKANVEVLKTLSALPWTAFGPGTEGGDARPEIWSDAAGFKQKQQAFQDNIVKLSAVADAGDLDKLRAAFGDVGASCKACHDAYRKKK